The proteins below are encoded in one region of Aquisphaera giovannonii:
- a CDS encoding DUF721 domain-containing protein, producing MANPNPGRRHPRPLSEVLGELFAARGYGRLQALGELEEVWNRAVGEPQCRQTRVGDVRRGVLNVTVSHPTLLEELAAFRKGELLAALRAGVTGATIHDIRFRVGLVREPDDEPGPASGPGPRPAAAPPSPRAPGRGMKRAPRASKKKRDDRG from the coding sequence ATGGCGAACCCGAACCCCGGCCGCCGCCACCCGCGCCCCCTCTCCGAGGTCCTCGGGGAGCTGTTCGCCGCCAGGGGTTACGGGAGGTTGCAGGCCCTAGGCGAGTTGGAGGAAGTCTGGAACAGAGCGGTCGGAGAGCCCCAGTGCCGGCAGACGCGGGTGGGCGACGTACGCCGCGGCGTCCTCAACGTGACGGTGTCGCATCCCACGCTCCTGGAGGAGCTTGCGGCGTTCCGGAAGGGCGAGCTGCTGGCCGCCCTGCGGGCCGGGGTCACCGGGGCCACGATCCACGACATCCGCTTCCGGGTCGGCCTCGTGCGGGAGCCGGACGACGAGCCGGGGCCTGCGTCCGGGCCGGGGCCCAGGCCCGCGGCGGCCCCGCCCTCGCCGAGGGCACCGGGGCGGGGCATGAAGCGGGCCCCGCGGGCAAGCAAGAAAAAGCGGGATGACCGCGGTTGA
- the dnaN gene encoding DNA polymerase III subunit beta, which translates to MRAFCNRDSLLAAFNMVSGVVPARSPKPILQDVKLIVDEEEGSVLMGTDLEVGIRHRVLGVRAEEPGSAILPTSQMGSILRTSGDEELELVADADRLIVRGARAEFTLPAQDPGLFPEVPDFAASSYHVVPAGSLKKLIRRTSFATDLMENARYALGGVLVELSPESIAMVGTDGRRLARMQAPAEAENAPPTPGGTPVIPVKALKLIERNLADDGMQVHLAIQAGTAALVRTEDAVIYTRLVEGRFPRYQDVFPANVEVRIPLQAGPLRLAVEQASIVTSNDSRGVDFRFGPGVLKLASQATDVGSSNVELPIEYEGKAVEITFDPRYLVDALKTLDDATQLTAELIDSKNAAVFKTEDKYTYVVMPLTRDR; encoded by the coding sequence ATGAGGGCCTTCTGCAACCGCGACAGCCTGCTTGCCGCCTTCAACATGGTCAGCGGCGTCGTGCCGGCGCGGAGTCCCAAGCCGATCCTCCAGGACGTCAAGCTGATCGTGGATGAGGAGGAGGGCTCGGTGCTGATGGGGACCGACCTGGAGGTCGGGATCCGCCACCGGGTGCTGGGCGTCCGCGCGGAGGAGCCCGGGTCGGCGATCCTGCCGACGTCCCAGATGGGCTCGATCCTCCGGACCAGCGGCGACGAGGAGCTCGAGCTGGTCGCCGACGCCGACCGCCTGATCGTCCGCGGGGCCCGCGCCGAGTTCACCCTCCCGGCCCAGGACCCGGGCCTCTTCCCCGAGGTCCCCGACTTCGCCGCCTCCAGCTACCACGTCGTGCCGGCGGGCAGCCTGAAGAAGCTGATCCGCCGCACGAGCTTCGCCACCGACCTGATGGAGAACGCCCGCTACGCCCTGGGCGGCGTCCTCGTGGAGCTGTCCCCCGAGTCGATCGCCATGGTGGGCACCGACGGCCGACGCCTCGCACGCATGCAGGCCCCGGCCGAGGCCGAGAACGCCCCGCCGACGCCGGGCGGCACCCCCGTGATCCCGGTCAAGGCCCTCAAGCTCATCGAGCGGAACCTCGCGGATGACGGCATGCAGGTCCACCTGGCCATCCAGGCGGGGACCGCGGCGCTCGTCCGGACGGAGGACGCGGTGATCTACACGAGGCTCGTCGAGGGCCGATTCCCCCGCTACCAGGACGTCTTCCCGGCCAACGTGGAGGTCCGCATCCCGCTCCAGGCCGGGCCGCTCCGCCTGGCCGTCGAGCAGGCCTCCATCGTCACCAGCAACGACAGCCGCGGCGTGGACTTCCGGTTCGGCCCCGGCGTCCTCAAGCTGGCCAGCCAGGCCACCGACGTGGGCAGCTCGAACGTCGAGCTCCCCATCGAGTACGAGGGGAAGGCCGTGGAGATCACCTTCGATCCCCGCTACCTGGTCGACGCGCTCAAGACCCTGGACGACGCGACCCAGCTGACCGCCGAGCTGATCGACTCCAAGAACGCCGCCGTCTTCAAGACCGAGGACAAGTACACCTACGTGGTCATGCCCCTGACCCGCGACCGCTGA
- a CDS encoding ArnT family glycosyltransferase, whose protein sequence is MRSDATTRGRLGGWGLAWLATLTALAVGPGLGSSSRLTYHEAFVAQGAREILDSGSWWEPRIGGLPWLEKPPLPFWLVAAAGACRGEVDATVARLPSAVAAFGLVLGVALLASRRYGRTVGLLAGSIQATTAWTVLRARLAEADLLLAALVTWSLLAFDGMRDGDGSGEEIEGGGNLSRLRDWRLAFFGFLAMTALVKGPGFGAALVLSAAAGVLAWDRDRRAAGRLRSRPGWIVAAAVAAAWPLAMVARHGPGVAWLWILHVAGRFGGGGAHGPFAGESWRDYALNVLAQALPWTPLAAIGAWRSLGRALRGDRGDRLLWCWAALPLGLVSVASARNAHYAIHAMVPWSVWSACGLLRVAGRLADRGWPRPRLVRAAALGLPGLAVSWGLGFWLLGPWLDRRGAEWAFYESAGRAVGASEPVAFLYDDWDRDPYPTPFGPIPHDLAVRLFYLRRPATWHFDPAGLAEVVDRPASPGAGEQPSAVLIARDRDLPALRALGRVEVLERDAGVRWDRTYLLARLRPIAEPPAIPALGAAGADSVRR, encoded by the coding sequence ATGCGATCCGACGCGACGACGCGGGGCCGGCTCGGCGGCTGGGGCCTCGCGTGGCTGGCGACGTTGACGGCCCTGGCCGTCGGCCCGGGGCTGGGGAGCTCCTCGCGGCTGACCTACCACGAGGCGTTCGTGGCGCAGGGGGCGCGGGAGATCCTCGACTCGGGGAGCTGGTGGGAGCCGAGGATCGGCGGCCTCCCCTGGCTGGAGAAGCCCCCCCTGCCCTTCTGGCTCGTCGCGGCGGCCGGGGCCTGCCGCGGCGAAGTCGACGCAACCGTGGCGCGGCTGCCGTCCGCCGTCGCGGCGTTCGGCCTGGTCCTGGGCGTCGCCCTGCTGGCGAGCCGCCGATACGGGCGCACCGTCGGCCTCCTCGCCGGATCCATCCAGGCGACCACCGCCTGGACCGTCCTCCGCGCCCGCCTCGCCGAGGCCGACCTGCTCCTGGCCGCCCTGGTCACCTGGAGCCTGCTGGCCTTTGATGGCATGCGTGACGGAGATGGCAGCGGGGAGGAGATCGAAGGAGGCGGGAACTTATCCCGTTTACGGGATTGGCGATTGGCCTTCTTTGGCTTTCTCGCCATGACGGCGCTGGTGAAGGGGCCGGGGTTCGGGGCGGCGCTGGTGCTCTCGGCCGCGGCGGGGGTGCTCGCCTGGGACCGGGACCGGCGGGCGGCGGGCCGGCTGCGGTCGCGGCCCGGGTGGATCGTCGCGGCGGCGGTCGCGGCGGCGTGGCCCCTGGCGATGGTCGCCCGGCACGGGCCGGGGGTGGCGTGGCTCTGGATCCTGCACGTCGCCGGCCGGTTCGGCGGGGGCGGCGCCCACGGGCCGTTCGCCGGGGAGTCCTGGCGGGACTACGCGCTGAACGTGCTGGCGCAGGCGTTGCCGTGGACGCCCCTGGCGGCGATCGGCGCCTGGAGGTCGCTCGGCCGGGCCCTGCGGGGCGACCGCGGGGACCGGCTGCTCTGGTGCTGGGCGGCGCTGCCGCTCGGCCTGGTCTCGGTCGCCAGCGCCCGCAACGCGCACTACGCGATCCACGCCATGGTCCCGTGGTCGGTCTGGTCGGCGTGCGGCCTGCTGCGGGTGGCGGGCCGCCTGGCGGATCGCGGCTGGCCCCGGCCGCGGCTGGTGCGGGCGGCGGCCCTCGGCCTGCCGGGCCTGGCGGTGTCGTGGGGGCTGGGCTTCTGGCTGCTCGGCCCGTGGCTGGACCGCCGCGGCGCGGAGTGGGCCTTCTACGAGTCCGCCGGCCGGGCCGTCGGCGCGTCAGAGCCGGTCGCCTTCCTCTACGACGACTGGGACCGGGACCCCTACCCCACGCCCTTCGGCCCGATCCCGCACGACCTGGCCGTCCGCCTCTTCTACCTGCGCCGCCCGGCGACCTGGCACTTCGACCCCGCCGGCCTGGCGGAGGTCGTCGATCGCCCCGCGTCCCCCGGCGCCGGCGAACAACCCTCCGCCGTCCTGATCGCCCGCGATCGCGACCTCCCCGCGCTCCGGGCCCTCGGCCGCGTCGAGGTCCTCGAGCGCGACGCCGGCGTCCGCTGGGACCGCACCTACCTCCTCGCCCGCCTCCGCCCCATCGCCGAGCCTCCCGCCATCCCCGCCCTCGGCGCCGCGGGGGCGGACTCTGTGCGGCGTTGA
- a CDS encoding AAA family ATPase, protein MLKQVDIKNFRSCYGTSVTCGEGVCAIVGRNGVGKTNVLKCIDWVASSSVSTDPVRVAQAGNASEGLDEVSATLGLELDGRRFEYSLCIPLPDVRRPRRADSVRDLLSLLGDAERTDIFRREGEKIVVAGRPEPIRVARSAPSLAALLSLLPEDDELRSPLLAVSSFFAGVRYYGLEEPVAFRDYVPEEEYNNWLIKYQGEGLPTSSVALRLIYMKLEDTERFEELESLLGPDGLGLLEDFDVLELNRSLQPNLLPELDTKTKIYLPVFTPSGQMGGAGKPFPFSDLSAGTRRVIRIVTSLLFDKRSLMLMEQPEDSVHPGLLRKLIDMLRSYSDRSQILFTTHSADVLDILRPEEVLMATAQDGGTSVRPLSPDEASRARRFLKDEGSLSDFLEPFD, encoded by the coding sequence ATGCTCAAGCAAGTTGACATCAAAAATTTCCGCTCGTGCTACGGCACCTCGGTCACGTGTGGCGAGGGCGTGTGCGCCATCGTGGGCAGGAACGGCGTGGGCAAGACCAATGTGCTGAAGTGCATCGACTGGGTCGCCTCATCCTCCGTCTCGACCGATCCCGTCAGGGTCGCCCAGGCGGGTAATGCTTCGGAGGGGCTGGATGAGGTGTCCGCCACGCTTGGCCTTGAGCTCGACGGACGTCGATTCGAATACAGCCTGTGCATCCCATTGCCTGACGTGAGGCGACCGAGAAGAGCCGATTCCGTGCGCGACCTCCTGTCCTTGCTCGGCGACGCCGAGCGGACCGACATCTTCCGCCGGGAGGGGGAGAAGATCGTTGTCGCCGGCAGGCCCGAGCCGATTCGGGTCGCGAGGTCGGCCCCGTCGCTCGCCGCCCTGCTGTCGCTCCTGCCGGAAGACGACGAACTCAGGAGCCCGCTCCTGGCCGTTTCGTCCTTCTTCGCGGGCGTCCGCTATTACGGCCTGGAGGAGCCGGTGGCGTTCCGGGATTACGTCCCGGAAGAGGAGTACAACAACTGGCTCATCAAGTATCAGGGCGAGGGGCTCCCCACCAGCTCGGTCGCCCTTCGTCTCATCTACATGAAGCTCGAGGACACGGAGCGGTTCGAGGAGCTGGAGTCGCTCCTGGGGCCGGACGGCCTCGGGCTGCTCGAGGATTTCGACGTCCTCGAGCTGAACAGATCACTTCAACCGAACCTGCTGCCGGAGCTCGATACGAAGACGAAGATATACCTGCCCGTGTTCACGCCGTCCGGGCAGATGGGCGGCGCCGGCAAGCCCTTCCCGTTCTCCGATCTATCCGCCGGGACTCGCCGGGTCATCCGGATCGTGACTTCCCTCCTCTTCGACAAGCGGTCGTTGATGCTGATGGAGCAGCCGGAGGACTCGGTCCATCCGGGCCTGCTGCGCAAGCTGATCGACATGCTGAGGTCGTATTCGGACCGCTCGCAGATCCTCTTCACCACGCACTCCGCGGATGTGCTCGACATCCTCCGCCCCGAGGAGGTGCTGATGGCGACGGCCCAGGATGGCGGGACCTCCGTGCGGCCGCTCTCCCCGGATGAGGCCTCGCGAGCCCGGCGTTTCCTGAAAGACGAAGGATCGCTCTCCGACTTCCTCGAACCCTTCGATTGA
- a CDS encoding DUF4276 family protein: MAMFAVLAEDRSDVDSLVVLIKRIRGVENATILKKGFSGCGELCRKAGSHVRDFAEKGATHFIVCHDSDGNPPAEVRKKVRESIAARTAVPEDCCIVVPVQELEAWIIADEEAIKKAIPSLSIKPVARPETVPSPKEWLVDESRRGRSRPLYVPTIHNAKVAAHLDLKKVEKKCPSFSDLVAFVGGTS, translated from the coding sequence ATGGCGATGTTCGCTGTCCTGGCCGAGGATCGCTCCGACGTCGATTCGCTGGTGGTCCTGATCAAGCGTATCCGCGGGGTGGAGAACGCGACCATCCTGAAGAAGGGCTTCAGCGGTTGCGGCGAGCTCTGCCGCAAGGCAGGGAGCCATGTCCGCGATTTCGCCGAGAAGGGCGCGACGCACTTCATCGTCTGCCACGATTCGGACGGGAATCCCCCGGCCGAGGTGAGGAAGAAGGTCCGTGAGAGCATAGCGGCGAGGACCGCCGTGCCGGAAGACTGCTGCATCGTCGTGCCCGTCCAGGAGCTGGAGGCCTGGATCATCGCCGACGAGGAGGCGATCAAGAAAGCGATACCCTCGCTGTCGATCAAGCCGGTGGCTCGCCCCGAGACGGTGCCCAGCCCCAAGGAGTGGCTCGTCGATGAGTCCAGGCGGGGGCGTTCCCGCCCCCTCTACGTCCCGACCATCCACAACGCGAAGGTCGCGGCGCATCTGGATCTGAAGAAGGTCGAGAAGAAGTGCCCTTCCTTCAGCGACCTGGTCGCATTCGTCGGGGGCACTTCGTGA
- a CDS encoding EthD family reductase, with protein sequence MIRISILYPNRDGSRFDFPYYVETHMPMSIGLLGAHPGYRGVSVERGLGGAEPGSRPAYVAMCHFLFDSLEDFLAAFMPNAPALQGDMPNYTDIEPVIQFNEVLISG encoded by the coding sequence ATGATCCGCATCAGCATCCTCTATCCGAATCGCGACGGCTCCCGGTTCGACTTCCCTTACTACGTCGAGACCCACATGCCCATGTCCATCGGGCTCCTGGGCGCGCACCCGGGCTACCGGGGCGTCTCCGTGGAGCGCGGGCTCGGCGGCGCGGAGCCGGGGTCGAGGCCCGCCTACGTCGCCATGTGCCACTTCCTCTTCGATTCCCTCGAGGACTTCCTGGCCGCCTTCATGCCCAACGCCCCCGCGCTCCAGGGCGACATGCCCAACTACACGGACATCGAGCCCGTCATCCAGTTCAACGAGGTGCTGATCTCCGGGTGA